The following are encoded together in the Juglans microcarpa x Juglans regia isolate MS1-56 chromosome 2D, Jm3101_v1.0, whole genome shotgun sequence genome:
- the LOC121248834 gene encoding probable serine/threonine-protein kinase PBL7 isoform X2, with product MLYILPTPVTHLSRSLFLYRNSLPHPASKAAFTLFSFFFLGSFLYLSLYFSLLLVSGFPCSLIEICFKMGLLQGTCSSSREAPYGPNDSSALTKNHYCDYNEHKVKSILRKMIWELGLARFLPARLRRSSSKNQSQVDQSNSISNKNLEHNKAWLLAESGGCGAELTNAEPQSVHSSFRFSFCSQVELDTLNMNSSTAATILMVNLDSGMTESRARELKWRRIESLERSISPVANTLIRFSYGEIVSATRNFSKGRVLGRGALSCVFRARVGLLRTAVAIKRLDKEDKESAKAFCRELMIASSLHNPNVVPLVGFCIDPEEGLFLVYKYVSGGSLERHLHGKKKGSKAGSSLPWSVRYKVAIGIAEAIAYLHNGTERCVVHRDLKPSNILLSSKKRPKLCDFGLATWTSAPSVPFLCKTVKGTFGYLAPEYFQHGKVSDKTDVYAFGVVLLELITGRKPIEARRPPGEENLLLWVG from the exons atgttatatatattgccCACACCAGTTACCCATCTCTCTCGGTCTCTTTTTCTGTACAGAAATTCTCTCCCCCACCCTGCAAGCAAAGCAGCTTTCACTttgttttcgtttttttttttggggtccTTCCTTTacctttctttatatttctctctccttttggTTTCTGGGTTTCCGTGCTCTCTCATTGAGATCTGCTTCAAAATGGGGCTTCTCCAAGGCACTTGTAGTAGCTCAAGGGAGGCACCTTACGGCCCGAATGACTCTTCCGCTCTAACTAAAAATCACTACTGTGACTACAATGAGCACAAAGTCAAGtccattttgaggaaaatgattTGGGAACTTGGTTTGGCACGTTTTCTTCCAGCTCGCCTCAGGCGAAGCTCTAGCAAGAACCAGAGCCAGGTTGACCAAAGCAACAGCATTAGCAACAAGAATTTGGAACACAACAAGGCATGGCTGCTCGCAGAGTCTGGTGGGTGTGGTGCGGAGTTGACAAATGCCGAGCCACAATCGGTTCATTCATCTTTCAGGTTCAGTTTTTGCTCCCAGGTTGAACTCGATACTCTGAACATGAATTCGTCGACTGCTGCTACCATTTTGATGGTGAATTTGGATAGTGGAATGACGGAGTCTCGAGCAAGAGAGCTCAAGTGGCGCAGAATCGAGTCATTGGAGAGGAGCATTTCCCCAGTGGCCAATACTCTGATCAGATTCAGCTATGGTGAAATTGTTTCGGCTACTCGCAATTTCTCGAAAG GCAGAGTTTTGGGAAGAGGGGCTTTGAGCTGTGTCTTTAGGGCGAGAGTTGGGCTCTTGAGAACGGCCGTGGCGATTAAGCGATTGGACAAGGAAGATAAGGAATCTGCAAAGGCATTCTGTAGGGAATTGATGATTGCTAGCTCTCTTCACAACCCAAATGTTGTTCCTCTGGTGGGTTTTTGTATTGATCCAGAGGAGGGCCTTTTCTTGGTGTACAAGTATGTCTCTGGTGGAAGCTTAGAGCGCCATCTGCATG GGAAGAAGAAGGGCTCAAAAGCTGGTTCTTCACTTCCATGGTCTGTGAGGTATAAGGTAGCTATTGGGATTGCAGAGGCAATTGCATATCTACATAATGGAACTGAGAGATGTGTCGTTCATAGAGACCTCAAGCCCTCTAACATTCTCCTTTCTTCAAAGAAGAGACCGAAG TTATGCGATTTTGGATTAGCTACGTGGACTTCTGCACCATCAGTTCCTTTCCTCTGCAAAACTGTCAAAGGAACATTTGG TTATTTGGCTCCTGAGTATTTCCAGCACGGGAAAGTATCCGATAAAACTGATGTATATGCTTTTGGGGTAGTCTTACTGGAACTCATTACTGGCCGGAAGCCAATTGAAGCTAGAAGGCCACCGGGAGAAGAAAACTTGCTCCTATGGGTAGGTTAA